The window TTCGACCCCTGTGTTACCCACCATTATATCAAACCCAGCCACCCATAGTTCGACCCCTGTGTTACCCACCAGTATATCAACTCCAGCCACCCATAGTTCGACCTCTTTGTTACCCACCATTATATAAAACCCAGCCACCCATAGTTCGACCTCTATGTTACCCACCATTATATCAACTCCAGCCACCCATAGTTCGACCCCTGTGTTACCCACCATTATACCAAACCCAGCCACCCATAGTTCGACCACTATGTTACCCACCATTATATCAAACCCAGCCACCCATAGTCCGATCCTATGTTACCCACCATTATATCAAACCCAGTGACCCATAGTCCGACCTCTATGTTACCCACCATTATATCAAACCCAGTTACCCATAGTTCGACCTCTATGTTACCCACCATGATATCAAACCCAGTCACCCATAGTCCGACCCCTATGTTACCCGCCATTATATCAAACCCAGACACCCATAGTTCGACCCCTATGTTATCCGCCATTATATCAAACCCAGCCACCCTCGAGTAGTTTTGGCTGCGGACCTGTGCTGAATAAGAATGTTGACGATTTCGAGTACTGTGGTACTTTTGACCTTGATGAGAAAGCGGGATCTAAGGGGATTCCCTGTTTGGCAAAACACTTATACCGATTCGCTGAATTATGATTATACATTATTTGCCTtactgattattatttttttaaatttatttttatttattattattattattattatttttgttttttttattattattattattattattattttttgttttttccttctCTGGTAGAATCGTTGGCCCTTGGGCCTAATTTTTGATGGGGgcaccgagactggagggcacgacggttgggttggccggcgggggtgctgggtgggtgggggatacttcaccggaagatggttagggcggtaggcgtaggcggttttggtcGTAAGAgttgttaggtttgtccgggggactgcccccccccccggaaccttccccggtttcggccacaccgaagtccccaatacgatgggtgcccctaaggatgggggcaccgagactggagggcacgacggttgggttggccgggggggggtgtgctgggtgggtgggggatactccaccggaagatggttagAGCGGTAGGCGTAGGCAGTTTTGGCCGTAAGGggtgttaggtttgtccgggggactgcccctcccccccccccccccccggagccttccccggtttcggccacaccgaagtccccaatacgatgggtgcccctaagtaaaacatattttcctattaaaaaaaacctttttgtgGCTGAAGCCTAACCTCTTAGTCACCTGCCACCTCTATTTtgagggctaattaatatatttaaaaaattattttaaaatatatttatatttaggactgcccgatctaaatttgcgttacaaattgttagttgtttgctgtatattaaatattgtttgggaaaataacgcacaaaattatttattgtaaagtcctttttccctgtttggttaaatatcaaaattgccccagtaattgttctgtcccaggttggactactggcatccggtggccgaacctgggatagacatgctcgaaaccttcgtggtataggagcatgtaaatattttattgattgatacTGATTATTAGCACGACAATAGGAAAGAAACCTGTGGTAGATCAGTCACGTGGATTTGATCACATGCCGGGGGCGAGATTTAGATCAGTCGGatgagtgctcgtctgaggtgtttgcgtcgaaggtatgttcagttttatttcaaactaatcatcatcggcctcggtggcgtcgtggcaggccatcggcctacaggctggttggtactgggttcggatcccaaggaattgttaatccagataccgactccaaaccctgagtgagtgctccgcaaggctcaatgggtaggtgtaaaccacttgcaccgaccagtgattcataactggttcaacaacggccatggtttgagctatcctgcctgtgggaagcgcaaataaaagatcccttgctgcctgtcgtaaaagagtagcctatgtggctacagcgggtttcctctaaaaaaatatgtgtggtccttaaccatatgtctgacgccatataaccgtaaataaaatgtgttgagtgcgtcgttaaataaaacacttctttctttctttcaaactgATCATGTCATCAGTGGTCCAATCTGTTTCTTGTGTTCTGTCATTTCCTTCTGGTGGCGGTTAATTCGTTGGttttacatatgtatatactaCCAGTTCATATCAAATAACTGTGGAAGTCAGACCACACGGGATACAGTACAcgtattgattttttaatagtCGTAATGATATCGCatagtaattttaaaatctgaaaCGTGAGATTCATTTAACTGGCTCGTGTACagaaaggtgttttttttggaTCAAGGTGGTTTTGAGGACGCATGTCAAATAATCAACAATATATTCTTTCCTGAGAGTCGAAACATgaactcattttattttttcttgccCGAATCttgttaacaacatttattcatattatcattactggtatttgtttcttcttgttttttcttcattgtATTTTTATGGATCAGGGCGAGTCTAGACTGAGGCGAAAAAGTGTATTGCgacgcagctctaccaccgtcgcgcgggggtattacgtaaccaagctgcacacggccctctaaaacaattaacatcgccacaggcgaaaagataagggcatgttccgtcacatgtATACTGTTCgaagttagtgtgtgtactgttcgtagttagtgtgtgtactgttcGTAGTTAGTGTATGTATTGTTCGTAGTTGGTATGTGTATGCTGTtcgtagttagtgtgtgtattgtccgtagttagtgtgtgtaaTATCCGTAGTTAGTACGTGAAGTAACGTACCTTGTTTTTGCATCGTTCGAAATTGCCCCTAAgtcatattgtaaaataaaaccattttatACCCTGTATGACAGAAGTTTGTAGATAATATATCATGAGAAATCAACTGAATGGATTTAAGAGTGTAATATGCTGTATTTTTAGTATAGTACcagtaaatgtattatttaggCTTATATATCTGCCGCCAAAATGAATTCAGATTTTACCATTTAAATTAGGTGCATTACTACAACACTTCTTCAGATCAGAAGTTGTGGAATAATGGATCGTACTAAAAACAACATTCTCCAAAACATCCCCGAAGAGATGCTCAAAGGTACGTTCAATGACCTTGACATTGTCTGTGAGAATGGCACAACGAGTGCAAACCGTTTGGTCCTGGCCGCGATGTCATCTTACTTCCGGGCGATGCTGACATCAAACATGACAGAGAGTCGGACGGGCGTCTTAAATCTGCCCACTGTCTCGGTGTCGGTGTTCCAGGATGTTCTCAAGATGTCTTTGTGTTCAGTGGATCTTGTAAACAAAGACAACTGCGTCAAAATGTTAGACGCATGCGAAATGATGCAGCTTGATGACGTCAAATATCTGTGTCATCGTTATCTTAAGAAAAGTCTAGTGATCAACGCCGACAATTGTCTACATTGGTGGAGACTTATGAACCGCTACAATGTTTCTGATTTGTCTGACAGAGCAGTCTCTTATCTGATTGAAAACTTGACCGactttgttgaaacagaaaaCATTGTTCATTTGTCAAAGACTGAACTCTTAGAAATCTTGTCCAAAGATGATTTGGAATATAATGAAGATGTAATTATGAAAGGTGTCATGAAGTGGATTGAAAGAAATAACCCGGATGCAGATGATGTAACACGTATCTTTAAAATGATCAGGACTGATCTTGTTGATCAACAGTTCTTCATTGACAAtgacgttttttttatttccgAAAATAACTCTGCTCAGCAAATGATAAAAAAGGTGTGGCGTTCAGGTGTTGTGACAAAAGGTTCAAAGAGCAGATTTCATAACAGGCTTATAGATCTCTTTGTTTTACATCACAGCAACACTTCACTTCTGTCGTGTTTTACATCAGACGGGACATGGGAAGATGTTTCACCTGCTCCAGTAAATCCTGGCTCTTGGTATTCAGCAGCGAGTCTAGGTAACAAGATCTATATCAGTGGTGGTAGGAGTAGAGGAAAATGTACACTCGTCTACGACGTTTGTAGAAGAGAGTAGGAAACAGGTCCAGATCTCGAACAACAACGCTATATTCACTGCATGACCACAGCTAACTATAAAGTGTATGCAACTGGTGGTGAGGACAGCCACACGATTGAAGAGATGAGCGAGAATGAAACACGCTGGCAGGTTGTTGGAGATTTGAAACAGAACAGAGAGCTTGCATTCGCTGCTACAGTTGGACACAACATTCTGGTGATGGGTGGACAGAGTGGAGAAAGTGGATCAGATGGTATCCAGTGTTTCAATACAGCAACTCGCTGTGTGTCTAACCTCAGCTCACGTTTACCATACAGCTAAAGATGTGTGAGAGGTTCGGTTCACCTCCCTGATGTATATCTGCTGGACTATGATGGAAATGAATTGCACGTCCAGGTCACTGACAGAGATGGTGAAATCAAGATTCAAGTCAAGTCAACAGCGGAATGGCGatcatttaaatattgtatgtttGGTGTATTATGGCAGAATGGAAGCTTGTTGTCCTTCATTGGCCACAACACTAACTGTGAAATTAGAAAATACAACCTGGCTGAAGGGAAAGAAGAcaatattacttttataaaatcaacGAGAAGTGGTGCTGTGTATGGTGTTCTGACAGTATATCATAAAACATAATAGATTTTGGATTGAGTTTATTCTGGGGCATAacattgtttgtgtatttaatCTGACTGATCAAGTGGGTCTTTACCTATTAGGATCTCAGGTTTTAAAGTCTGCGTAAAACGTTACTAGCAGTTTCATGAATTTGTACAGAAAACCTGTAGAGaaactaaaatttaatttatatatatatatatatatataatatatatgtataataataataataataaaaaaaaaaaaaaagaaatgcaccAAAATTAAAACGccttaaataaatgtatttaattgtttCTCGAATTATCTGTTTGATcgattaattaaatatattcgctgaaatcaattttaatttgtgtATTTCGCGATTGTGATAACAAAGGCTAAAGATGGGGTTGGGCACCACTTCACCTATTTTGGTTTGTGACTGGATTATGGCTACGGAGCTATAAACCGGGGGATAAggctttattttgtttggctagTTCTAGGTGTTTAAAGCTGCTGTTTTAACAATTGTTTCTAGTGCAAAAGACAAACATAACAACACTTTTAATAAACTCGACCTGGCGTGCGTCTTCACAATAAACGTACATCGTGAAAAACGTCTTGTCATTGTGAAGACGATAATAACGGAAAGGTATCTTGtcagttatttccctttattGGATTGGATCCATCTCAAAGAACTTTCGATTAAGAGTGACTGTTTGCAACACAGTGCGCTTCCTGCATTCACACAGGTGTCAATTCAGTGTTTTACTTATGTGTATAATCAAATAATTAATGTGTGTAATCaaataatgtgtttctggttgtgtGTATAACATATTGACCAAGTGCTTATTTCTGTGAAAGATTTTCTTGTTGGTGTATGTTCccctttttaattttaaaattaacagtaACAATAAACATTATGGTTTGCATGGAAGGGGAGCGAGCGATGTGATAAGGCGTGTCACTGGTACGGACcacaataaagtaaagtaaagtaaagttttgtttgacgacaccactagagcacatttatatattaattatcggatattggatgtcaaacattgggtaaataatgcagcgagggatcttttatatgcattttcccatagacaggaaagaacataccacgccCTCTGACCAATTGTACTGGTGTACCccccaatcatttgaatggatccactgaggtggttcgatcctgcggcgAAAGGACCtcgagcgagcgctcaaccgtcTGATCTAAATCCCGCCACTCGGATCACAATAGGGAGATCAgctctaaatggttaaatattaaaaataggcaataatgaaataaatcgTGGACATTTATACACGCTCGCCCTTGTGTTTATATtgaagaacaaaaacaacaagaaacaaaccccaacaagaaaacaaaacaaacagcagCAACAGTAATAACAAACCCccatgtatgtgtgcgtgtttgtgtgtacgtgtttatgtgagcgtgtgtgtatgtgtctgtgtgtgtctgtgtttggaAATGTGCTATTTAAACTACTGATATCGGAGCATAAAATTaagaattatttaaattaaattttttattattcaaatatcCACTAATATTATAAGTAAAGTGTAAACACAAACGCCgcaaatatcttttaaagcTAGTTTTGGTGTTTGAATGTAAACTATGAGAGACTAAAATGCAGCATTCGTGCCTGTTAGACATCCTTACGGTccctatttctcgtaccagccagtgcaccacgaatgatacattaaaggccgtggtatgtgctatcctgtctacgggatggtgcttataaaagatccctagctgctaatcgaaaagagtagcccatgaagtggcgacagcgtgtttcctccctcaatatctgtgtgttccttaaccatatgtctgacgccatataaccgcaactaaaatgtgttgagtgcgttgttaaataaaccatttcctttcctttcctttcatatATGATGCTACCATGTGTTACACCGTGTATATATTAAGGGTCTCACgagtaatgtttataaagtatgtgtcatcatatatgatatCACCATGTGTTACACCTTGTATATACTAAGGATTTCAcgtgtaatgtttataaagtatgtGTCATCATATACGATGTTACCATGTGTTACACCGTGTATATATTCAGGGTCTCtcgtgtaatgtttataaagtatgtgtcatcatatatgatatCACCATGTGTTACACCTTGTATATATTAAGGATTTCAcgtgtaatgtttataaagtatgtgtcatcatatatgatgttacCATGTGTTACACCGTGTATATATTAAGGGTCTCacatgtaatgtttataaactTAAGGTAGGTACAAAATGAGTTTTTTctttcaatgggtaggtgtaaggccactacaccgacttctctcttggtaaccactaaccactaacccactgtcctatacagacaggccagatagctgaggtgtgtgtgcccaggacagcgtggttGAACCGTATttggataaaagcacgaaaataagtatacatGAATGAACGAAAGAATGGAgagaaaaatgtaccgggtttcctctctaagactatatttcaaaattacaaactattagacaagtgtgtgtgtgtgtgtcagtgtgtcagtgtgtgtgtgagtatgtctgtgtgtgtgtgtgtgtgtgtgtgtgtgtgtgtgtgtgtgtcagtgtgtgtgtgtggatgtgtgagtcagtgtatgtgtgtgtgtgagtatgtgtgtgtgtgtgagtgtgtctgtgtgtgtgagagtgtgtatatggatgtgtgtgcgcgcgtgtgtgtaatCTCTAGTGAAGGAGAcactagtgctgtcgttaaacaaaagaaaccttATCGTTATTTTGACAGCAATTTCGTTTCAAGCAAacacaggggcgtagcgtgatctggaccggggaagggtgggggggggggtcggagactatgcagtgttgttagaaatccgattaaaattagttctactggtctaaataaggcattcgtaattcaaatgaaacatatcgtataccctcaggataattcggaatattttcaaattattttcaaatcactggcatgattctgcaagtaaggttttgattggtggacatgagctccaactggctggttttatatccacatgtaatagtggagctaattttaattagattgcttaagatatttaaataatgattttattagGAACACTAATGTTTTGCTGAACATTGCAGTTTTGTCTTCGTTACACCTTATACAGGTTTCAAACTCAATGCATTATACACAATTGttactaaataaaaactatatcgatttattagcaatagataatagtatttgaacatatcaatttcattatttactaacaagggtgagggtggggggtgggtggggtggggggtggtggttgtTTTCACTAAACGCTTCACTACTTGCAATCGTGCAGTGCAATGCGAAAAGACTTGCAAAATAACACCTAAAACAATCTGGTTACGAcaataactgcattttaaaatatgtgtagTTTCTTTTTGCGTTCAGTGTATTTTCTGTCAAACTAAATTGTAGCAATATGCTCTGTGTATTTTACAGTGTATGATCCAGACGACTGGACAAGGGGGTGTGTGGAGGCGGGGAGTGGGTGTCAATCGCTATATTGGTTATATAAATTGTGTAACATTTGTCATAGCAGCGATTAAGTACCGCATCTGTACCAATACCTAATGAACAGCGTTCATCTTAAGATAAACACAATTTGACGTAGGAACTATTTTTGCCGTTATATACTCTATATggcttacattttattttgttgacaGACacgacctcccccccccccagttacACTCCTGCATAAATGCCTGCCTTCGCGTGTGCAACTCAACCTGTGAGGTCCAAACGGGGTCTTGACACCAGTAAAACGCAccatccccacccaccccccccccccccccccccccccccaccccagctTCCACTTGAACCCGTAGCTGCTGTATATTTCGCTGCTATACTGCCTaacatctatatatgtatgacgAAGAAGAAAAACCCGTATTTGTTCTACAACATCTACAACGATTTGGTTGCGACGATAACTGCATTTTATATATGACGAAGCAGAAAACCCGTATCTGTTCTAGTGGTTAGCCTATCGTGACTGGTATGGGATATTTCAAGTGGGGTCAAAGGTCAACTCAGAACAATAGAGACACTACGTGCGATTATAATATACAAGATTgtcaagtaaggttcaagcacgctgactgggcacacatctatctgaactgtctgtcaattaaggctcaagcacgctgactgggcacacatctatctggactgtctgtaaaattaaggttcacgcacgctgactgggcacacatctatctggactgtctgtcaattaaggttcaagcacgctgactgggcacacatctatctggactgtctgccaattaaggttcaagcacgctgaccgggcacacatatatatggactgtctgtccattaaggttcaagcacgctgattGGTAGGtgggtaactagtttaacatgctcatataccactagggtttcgaacacgctcatcccgagtccgacctccgataagatcggggaCCTGACTCGGAACAAGAATTACTtacttaataaaaaacatttagaCATTTGTATTATCCCTCTAGTGCCCAGCGTAGCATATCTGATACATCAACAATGAAAttaagtatataaaatgtattaaatttaacTTCATACAGTTTGCTAGCTTTACTTGTCAGTTTGCCATTACCATTCTTATATGGTACCCCCCCATGTTGCCGGTGTCTTCCTAAACTGGGTAGATTTTAATAACGGAAGCCACACATATTGAGCTAAGAATTAATGTGCATATTACCTTAAATAGTGTCACTGAGTGTAGAAGAATATAATGTTATACTTACTTTAACCTAAATAACTCAATTTGTTTGGTAATACACATGAAATTTGGTCATGTAGCATATGTACTACGTTGGGCACTAATGTAACACAAGGCGACAAGGGAAACAAACTGGTTCAGCTAACATTTCACAGTGTTCTACTTAGTACTTTGAAAATGCCTTGaaaatctatctatctatctatctatctatctatatatatatatgtgtatatatatatatatatatatatatatatatatatatatatatatatatatatatatatatatatatatatataaatagataagacagatagataaatagataagatagatagatagatagataagatattGATATTGTCCAAGATTGGCCGACCATCCCTATCCCATTCAACACTATCCAAACTACTTATACTataacaagacattttaaataatggCGCAAAGTTTAATGGGCTAgtctaaattaattatttaaaaactatattaaaagctgATTCAATTAAATGTAGGCTCAAGGAGGTTAGGCACCCCTAGTTCGACCCCTATGTTACCCACCATTATATCAAACCCAGCCACCCATAGTTCGACCCCTATGTTACCCACCATTATATCAAACCCAGCCATACTCGAATAGTTTTGTCTGCGGACCTGTGCTGAATAAGAATGTTGACGATTTCGAGTACTGTGGTACTTTTGGCCTTGATTAGAAAGCGGGATCTAAGGGGATTCACCGTTTGCAAAACACTTAAATCGATTTGCTGAATTATGATTATCTATTGTTTGCCTAACTTATCATTAGTACAGTAATAGGAAAGACACGTGTCGTAGATCAGTCACGTGGATTTGATCACATGCCGGGGGCGGCATTTAGATCAGTCGGatgagtgctcgtctgaggtgttTGTGTCGAAGGTATGTTCAGTTTTATTTCAAACTAATCATGTCATCAGTTGTCCAGTCTGTTTCTTGTGTTCTGTTGCTTCGTTCTGGTGGCGATTAATTCgttgattttatattatatactaccAGTTCATATCAAATAACTGTGTAAGTCAGACCACACGGGGTACAGTACACGTACTGATTTTCCAGTAGTCGTAATAATATCGCACAgtagttattttaaaatctgaaatGTGGGCTGCATACAACAGGCTCGTGTACAGAACGGTGGTTTTGTggatcgccccccccccccccacacacacacacaaacacacacatacctattcttttttctttttattaaatatatttttcgtggaAGCATGACTCAAAGTTGCAAACCCATACAGAAACTTCACACGCCACAGTCTAGAACCTCCGTGTAATGTATCCTTGGATTTTATATGATAATTATACACGATCTACGGCCGTGTATAGAGCCTTGGCAAATGAGGTCCGCCTATAGAGATGGCAAATACTTAAcagtatattatttcatgacaaaagAACGGGGATTTCACTGACCGCCGTGTATAGAGCCTTGGCAAATGAGGACCGCCTATAGACATGGCAAATaatgaacaatatattatttcatgacaaaaaaACGGCGAATTCACTGACGGCCGTGTATAGAGCTTTAGCAAATGAGGACCGCCTATAGACATGGCAAATaatgaacaatatattatttcatgacaaaagAACGGCGAATTCACTGACCGCCGTGTGTAGAGCCTTGGCAAATGAGGACCGCCTATAGACATGTCAAATAatgaacaatatattttttcatgacaAAAGAACGGCGAATTCACTGACCGCCGTGTATAGAGCCTTGACAAATGAAGACCGCCTATAGACATGTCAAATaatgaacaatatattatttcatgacaaaagAACGGCGAATTCACTGACCGCCGTGTATAGAGCCTAGGCAAATGAGGGCCGCCTATAGACATGTCAAATaatgaacaatatattatttcatgacaaaagAACGGGGAATTCACTGACCGCCGTGTATAGAGCCTTGGCAAATGAGGACCGCCTATAGACATGACAAATaatgaacaatatattatttcatgacaaaagAACGGCGAATTCACTGACGGCCGTGTATAGA of the Gigantopelta aegis isolate Gae_Host chromosome 12, Gae_host_genome, whole genome shotgun sequence genome contains:
- the LOC121385962 gene encoding kelch-like protein 6; translated protein: MDRTKNNILQNIPEEMLKGTFNDLDIVCENGTTSANRLVLAAMSSYFRAMLTSNMTESRTGVLNLPTVSVSVFQDVLKMSLCSVDLVNKDNCVKMLDACEMMQLDDVKYLCHRYLKKSLVINADNCLHWWRLMNRYNVSDLSDRAVSYLIENLTDFVETENIVHLSKTELLEILSKDDLEYNEDVIMKGVMKWIERNNPDADDVTRIFKMIRTDLVDQQFFIDNDVFFISENNSAQQMIKKVWRSGVVTKGSKSRFHNRLIDLFVLHHSNTSLLSCFTSDGTWEDVSPAPVNPGSWYSAASLGNKIYISGGRSRGKCTLVYDVCRRE